One region of Mus musculus strain C57BL/6J chromosome 3, GRCm38.p6 C57BL/6J genomic DNA includes:
- the Dhx36 gene encoding ATP-dependent DNA/RNA helicase DHX36 isoform X2 encodes MVIVLDTRFVFKVGCQGNKVLSYTAQQESFFSGSSPTRERLSSVSHIVLDEIHERNLQSDVLMTVIKDLLHFRSDLKVILMSATLNAEKFSEYFGNCPMIHIPGFTFPVVEYLLEDIIEKIRYVPDQKEHRSQFKRGFMQGHVNRQEKEEKEAIYKERWPAYIKELRTRYSASTVDVLQMMDDDKVDLNLIAALIRYIVLEEEDGAILVFLPGWDNISTLHDLLMSQVMFKSDKFLIIPLHSLMPTVNQTQVFKKTPPGVRKIVIATNIAETSITIDDVVYVIDGGKIKETHFDTQNNISTMSAEWVSKANAKQRKGRAGRVQPGHCYHLYNGLRASLLDDYQLPEILRTPLEELCLQIKILRLGGIAYFLSRLMDPPSNEAVVLSIKHLMELSALDKQEELTPLGVHLARLPVEPHIGKMILFGALFCCLDPVLTIAASLSFKDPFVIPLGKEKIADARRKELAKETRSDHLTVVNAFEGWEEAKRRGFRYEKDYCWEYFLSSNTLQMLHNMKGQFAEHLLGAGFVSSRSPKDPKANINSDNEKIIKAVICAGLYPKVAKIRLNLGKKRKMVKVHTKSDGLVSIHPKSVNVEQTDFHYNWLIYHLKMRTSSIYLYDCTEVSPYCLLFFGGDISIQKDKDQEIIAVDEWIVFQSPERIAHLVKGLRKELDSLLQEKIESPHPVDWDDTKSRDCAVLSAILDLIKTQEKATPRNLPPRSQDGYYS; translated from the exons TCGGTTGCCAAGGAAACAAGGTTCTATCTTATACTGCACAACAGGAATCATTCTTCAGTGGCTCCAGTCCGACTCGTGA ACGTTTGTCCAGTGTTAGTCATATTGTACTTGATGAAATTCATGAAAGGAATCTACAGTCGGATGTTTTAATGACTGTTATTAAAGATCTTCTCCATTTTCGATCTGATCTCAAAGTAATATTGATGAGTGCAACTTTGAATGCTGAGAAATTTTCAGAATATTTTG GTAACTGTCCAATGATACATATACCCGGGTTTACTTTTCCAGTTGTGGAATATCTTTTGGAAGATATCATTGAAAAAATAAG atatgTTCCAGACCAAAAAGAACATAGATCCCAGTTCAAGAGGGGTTTCATGCAGGGTCATGTAAatagacaagaaaaagaagaaaaagaggccatctATAAGGAACGCTGGCCAGCGTATATAAAGGAACTGCGGACAAG ATACTCTGCAAGTACCGTAGATGTTTTGCAAATGATGGATGATGATAAAGTTGATCTGAATTTGATTGCTGCCCTTATTCGATACATTGTTTTGGAAGAAGAG GATGGTGCAATATTGGTCTTTCTACCAGGCTGGGACAATATCAGTACTTTGCATGATCTCTTGATGTCACAAGTGATGTTTAAATCAG ataaGTTTCTCATTATACCTTTACATTCACTGATGCCTACCGTCAACCAGACACAG GTATTTAAAAAAACTCCTCCCGGTGTTCGGAAAATAGTAATTGCTACCAACATTGCAGAGACTAg CATCACCATAGATGATGTGGTTTATGTAATAGATggaggaaaaattaaagaaacacaCTTTGACACACAGAACAACATCAGTACCATGTCTGCTGAGTGGGTTAGTAAAGCTAATGCCAAACAGAGGAAAGGGAGAGCTGGAAG agttcAGCCTGGTCATTGTTATCATCTGTATAATGGTCTTAGAGCAAGTCTTCTAGATGACTACCAACTACCAGAAATTTTGAGAACTCCTTTGGAAGAACTCTGTTTGCAAATAAAG atcttgaggctgggtgGAATTGCTTATTTTCTGAGTAGATTAATGGATCCACCATCAAATGAGGCAGTGGTGCTCTCCATAAAACACCTAATGGAACTg AGTGCTTTGGATAAGCAAGAAGAATTAACACCTCTTGGTGTCCATTTAGCCCGACTGCCTGTTGAGCCACATATTGGAAAAATGATTCTCTTTGGAGCTTTGTTCTGCTGCTTAGATCCAGTTCTCACCATTGCTGCCAGTCTCAGCTTTAAAGATCCCTTTGTCATTCCATTG GGAAAAGAAAAGATTGCAGATGCAAGAAGAAAAGAACTGGCAAAGGAAACTAGAAGTGATCACCTGACAGTTGTGAATGCATTTGAG GGCTGGGAAGAAGCCAAACGACGTGGTTTCAGGTATGAAAAGGACTACTGCTGGGAATATTTTCTGTCTTCGAACACACTACAG ATGCTGCATAACATGAAGGGACAGTTTGCTGAGCATCTTCTTGGAGCTGGATTTGTAAGCAGTAGAAGTCCCAAAGATCCAAAAGCTAATATAAATTcag ATAATGAGAAGATAATTAAAGCTGTCATCTGTGCTGGTTTATATCCCAAAGTTGCTAAAATCCGACTAAATTTGGGTAAAAAGAGGAAAAT GGTAAAAGTTCACACGAAGTCTGACGGCCTGGTTTCTATTCATCCTAAGTCTGTCAACGTGGAGCAGACAGACTTCCACTACAACTGGCTTATCTATCACCTGAAGATGAGAACAAGCAGT ATATACTTGTACGACTGTACAGAAGTGTCACCATACTGCCTCCTGTTCTTTGGAGGAGATATTTCCATCCAGAAAGATAAGGATCAGGAAATTATTGCTGTAGATGAGTGGATTGTGTTTCAGTCTCCAGAAAGAATTGCCCATCTTGTTAAG GGACTAAGAAAGGAACTGGATAGCCTTCTACAAGAGAAGATTGAAAGCCCTCATCCTGTAGACTGGGACGACACTAAGTCAAGAGACTGTGCAGTACTGTCAGCTATTCTAGACTTGATCAAAACTCAAGAAAAGGCTACTCCAAGGAACTTGCCACCACGGTCACAGGACGGATATTATAGCTGA